In Ptychodera flava strain L36383 chromosome 21, AS_Pfla_20210202, whole genome shotgun sequence, a genomic segment contains:
- the LOC139121276 gene encoding tubulin alpha-1A chain — MRECISVHIGQAGVQIGNACWELYCLEHGIQPDGQMPSDKTIGGGDDSFNTFFSETGAGKHVPRAVFVDLEPTVIDEVRTGTYRQLFHPEQLITGKEDAANNYARGHYTIGKEIIDLVLDRIRKLADQCTGLQGFLIFHSFGGGTGSGFTSLLMERLSVDYGKKSKLEFSIYPAPQVSTAVVEPYNSILTTHTTLEHSDCAFMVDNEAIYDICRRNLDIERPTYTNLNRLIGQIVSSITASLRFDGALNVDLTEFQTNLVPYPRIHFPLATYAPVISAEKAYHEQLSVAEITNACFEPANQMVKCDPRHGKYMACCMLYRGDVVPKDVNAAIATIKTKRTIQFVDWCPTGFKVGINYQPPTVVPGGDLAKVQRAVCMLSNTTAIAEAWARLDHKFDLMYAKRAFVHWYVGEGMEEGEFSEAREDLAALEKDYEEVGVDSVEGEGEEEGEEY, encoded by the exons ATG CGTGAATGTATCTCAGTCCACATTGGTCAAGCCGGTGTCCAGATCGGTAATGCCTGCTGGGAGTTGTACTGTCTGGAGCACGGTATCCAGCCTGATGGTCAGATGCCAAGCGACAAGACCATTGGAGGTGGTGACGACTCCTTCAACACTTTCTTCAGCGAGACCGGCGCTGGCAAACACGTCCCCCGTGCCGTCTTCGTCGACTTGGAACCAACTGTAATCG ACGAAGTTCGTACCGGAACATACCGTCAGCTTTTCCACCCCGAGCAGTTGATCACTGGCAAGGAAGACGCCGCCAACAACTATGCCCGTGGTCACTACACCATCGGTAAAGAAATCATCGATTTGGTCCTGGACAGAATCCGTAAGCTCGCTGACCAGTGTACCGGTCTACAAGGTTTCCTGATCTTCCACAGCTTCGGTGGTGGCACTGGTTCTGGTTTCACTTCCCTGTTGATGGAACGTCTGTCCGTCGACTACGGTAAGAAGTCCAAACTGGAATTCTCCATCTACCCAGCTCCACAGGTCTCCACCGCGGTTGTCGAGCCATACAATTCCATCCTGACCACCCACACCACCCTGGAGCACTCCGACTGTGCTTTCATGGTTGACAATGAAGCCATCTACGATATCTGTCGTCGTAATCTCGACATCGAGCGCCCAACCTACACCAACCTGAATCGTCTCATTGGTCAGATCGTCTCCTCCATCACCGCATCTCTCCGTTTCGATGGTGCCCTCAACGTCGACTTGACTGAGTTCCAGACCAACTTGGTGCCCTATCCACGTATCCACTTCCCACTTGCTACCTACGCCCCAGTCATCTCTGCTGAGAAGGCCTACCATGAGCAGCTTTCTGTTGCAGAAATCACCAATGCCTGCTTCGAGCCCGCCAACCAGATGGTAAAATGCGACCCTCGTCACGGCAAGTACATGGCCTGCTGTATGTTGTACCGTGGTGATGTTGTACCAAAAGACGTCAATGCAGCCATCGCCACCATCAAGACCAAACGTACCATTCAGTTCGTCGACTGGTGCCCAACTGGTTTCAAAGTCGGTATCAACTACCAACCACCGACCGTTGTACCAGGTGGTGACTTGGCTAAAGTACAGCGTGCTGTCTGCATGTTGAGCAACACCACCGCCATCGCCGAAGCCTGGGCTCGTCTTGACCACAAGTTCGATTTGATGTACGCCAAGCGTGCTTTCGTCCACTGGTATGTCGGTGAAGGTATGGAGGAAGGAGAGTTCTCCGAGGCTCGTGAAGATTTGGCAGCTTTGGAGAAAGACTACGAAGAAGTCGGTGTCGATTCCGTCGAAGgagaaggagaagaagaaggaGAGGAGTACTAA